A window of the Cetobacterium sp. ZOR0034 genome harbors these coding sequences:
- the eutC gene encoding ethanolamine ammonia-lyase subunit EutC, which yields MISEKELKDIISQVLKEMDGEGKALEKVKERVEKTLSNLEEVEDITKIDLREIIDVVNPKNREELLKYKRKTPARVGIGRAGTRYTTSTMLRFRADHASAQDAVFTDVSDEVLAKNNLFTVQTRCNSKDEYITRPDLGRRLSDDAVKVLKERCKQNPTVQVYISDGLSSTAVEANVENILPALLNGLKAYGIDTGTPFFLKYGRVAASDDVAETLGTTVTCVLIGERPGLATAESMSAYITYKGYVGIPEAKRTVVSNIHEKGTPSVEAGAHVAHIIKKILDAKASGQDLKL from the coding sequence ATGATTTCTGAAAAAGAGTTAAAAGATATAATATCACAAGTTTTGAAAGAGATGGATGGAGAGGGAAAGGCTTTAGAAAAAGTAAAAGAGAGAGTTGAAAAAACACTCTCTAATTTGGAAGAGGTAGAGGATATAACTAAAATTGATTTACGAGAGATTATAGATGTAGTGAATCCCAAAAATAGAGAGGAGCTATTAAAGTATAAAAGGAAAACTCCGGCAAGAGTTGGAATTGGAAGAGCTGGGACAAGATATACAACATCAACAATGTTAAGATTTAGAGCTGACCATGCTTCAGCTCAAGATGCTGTATTTACTGATGTTTCAGATGAAGTGTTAGCTAAGAATAATCTATTTACAGTTCAAACAAGATGTAATTCTAAAGATGAGTATATAACAAGACCAGATTTAGGAAGAAGATTATCAGATGATGCTGTAAAGGTTTTGAAAGAGAGATGTAAACAAAATCCAACGGTTCAAGTTTATATTTCAGATGGTCTTAGTTCAACAGCAGTAGAAGCTAACGTTGAAAATATACTTCCAGCATTATTAAATGGATTAAAAGCTTATGGAATAGATACAGGAACACCATTTTTCTTGAAATACGGAAGAGTTGCTGCTTCAGATGACGTAGCTGAAACACTAGGGACAACAGTAACTTGTGTATTAATTGGAGAGAGACCAGGACTAGCAACTGCAGAAAGTATGAGTGCCTACATAACATATAAAGGTTATGTGGGAATACCAGAAGCTAAGAGAACAGTTGTATCAAATATACATGAAAAAGGAACTCCATCTGTAGAAGCGGGGGCACATGTGGCACATATAATTAAGAAAATATTAGACGCTAAAGCAAGCGGACAAGATTTAAAGTTATAA
- a CDS encoding BMC domain-containing protein, with protein sequence MKALGIVEFNSIPKGIEELDKIIKFNELRIYKAGVTCPGKYYFIVYGDNSSVKDGLKDLTGERCKQVISGVSEKLLEALNRKREDKKFKAIGVVEFLNIADGVKVLDHVIKSVDVDVVKLVLGWTLAGKCYFVVGGETSSIDEAIVLVTGSSYKYMDISKINNPVENILDYI encoded by the coding sequence ATGAAGGCATTAGGTATAGTTGAATTCAATAGTATTCCAAAGGGAATTGAGGAATTAGATAAAATTATAAAATTTAATGAATTAAGAATCTATAAGGCTGGAGTAACTTGTCCTGGAAAATATTATTTTATAGTTTACGGAGATAATTCTTCAGTTAAAGATGGATTAAAAGATTTGACAGGAGAACGTTGTAAGCAAGTTATTTCTGGCGTAAGTGAAAAGCTTTTAGAAGCTTTAAATAGAAAAAGAGAAGATAAAAAGTTTAAAGCAATAGGTGTAGTTGAATTTTTAAATATAGCTGATGGTGTTAAAGTTTTAGATCATGTGATTAAAAGTGTTGATGTAGATGTAGTTAAATTAGTTTTAGGATGGACACTAGCAGGAAAATGTTATTTTGTTGTAGGAGGAGAAACGAGTTCTATAGATGAGGCAATAGTTTTAGTTACAGGATCATCTTATAAATATATGGATATCAGTAAAATAAATAACCCAGTTGAAAATATACTCGATTATATTTAA
- a CDS encoding cupin domain-containing protein has translation MINIDELELEKIIRKVIEKELRGEKSIKHVDLSGVAVVKAEKIEKVRFDTGNPQDQVYVTDLFSLEESPRIGAGMMEMTKSTFDWTLNYDEIDYVIEGKLEIVIDGRTIVGEKGDVLLIPKGSNIKFKATEYAKFIYVVYPANWMEQK, from the coding sequence ATGATAAATATAGATGAGTTAGAACTAGAAAAAATAATTAGAAAAGTTATAGAGAAAGAGTTAAGAGGAGAAAAAAGTATAAAGCATGTAGATCTATCTGGTGTGGCTGTTGTAAAAGCTGAAAAGATAGAGAAAGTTAGGTTTGATACAGGAAATCCTCAAGATCAAGTTTATGTAACAGATTTATTCTCTTTAGAAGAAAGTCCTAGAATTGGTGCGGGTATGATGGAGATGACAAAAAGTACATTCGATTGGACATTAAATTATGATGAAATTGATTATGTAATAGAGGGTAAATTAGAAATTGTAATAGATGGAAGAACAATTGTAGGTGAAAAAGGAGATGTTCTTTTGATTCCAAAGGGATCAAATATAAAATTTAAAGCTACAGAATATGCTAAGTTTATTTATGTTGTCTATCCAGCTAACTGGATGGAGCAAAAGTAG
- a CDS encoding DNA-3-methyladenine glycosylase I, with translation MRCSWCESSELYREYHDKEWGKAVYDDNKHFEFLVLESAQSGLSWITILKKRENYRKEYSEFDPSKVSKYDEDKIKEMMNNSGIVRNLKKIEASINNAKQFLKISNEFGSFNRYIWSFTENEIIKNSWKTLEEVPSKSELSDLIAKDLKKRGFKFLGSTTVYSYLQAVGIINDHLLDCEFRD, from the coding sequence ATGAGATGTTCCTGGTGTGAAAGTAGCGAACTTTATAGAGAATATCATGATAAAGAGTGGGGGAAAGCTGTTTATGATGATAATAAACACTTTGAATTTTTAGTTTTGGAGTCAGCTCAATCGGGATTGAGTTGGATAACTATATTGAAAAAAAGAGAAAATTATCGAAAGGAGTATAGTGAGTTCGATCCCTCTAAAGTATCTAAATATGATGAAGACAAAATAAAAGAGATGATGAATAATTCGGGAATAGTTAGAAATTTAAAAAAAATAGAAGCATCAATAAATAATGCAAAACAATTTTTAAAAATAAGCAATGAATTTGGTAGTTTCAATAGATATATTTGGTCTTTTACAGAGAATGAAATTATAAAAAATAGTTGGAAAACTCTAGAGGAAGTACCATCAAAAAGTGAACTTTCAGATTTAATAGCAAAAGATTTGAAAAAAAGAGGATTTAAATTTTTAGGAAGCACAACGGTTTATTCTTATCTTCAGGCAGTAGGGATAATTAATGACCATCTATTAGATTGT
- a CDS encoding acetaldehyde dehydrogenase (acetylating), whose amino-acid sequence MDRDLMSRQEVRDLIRKSKEAQKIYATFSQEKIDSIICSMVEGIKEYSEKLAKMAVEETGFGNWQDKILKNKFASEYVYEYIKNMKTVGELKNENGVLEIGVPLGVIAGLIPSTNPTSTTIYKTLISLKAGNGIVVSPHPNAKNCIIETANLLKAIAEKAGAPEGLIGVVKTITMDATEELMKHEDTALILATGGEAMVKAAYSSGNPAIGVGPGNGPAFIEKSANIKLAVKRIIDSKTFDNGVICASEQSIIVEKVIREQVKEELLAQGGYFLNPEESKKLSNFILRSNGTMNPQIVGKNALRLAQMAGINVPCDTKVLISEECEVSKRNPYSREKLAPILAFYVENSWEEACERSIEILNVEGKGHTMVIHSENEMIVREFALKKPVSRLLVNTPGALGGIGGTTNLAPALTLGCGAVGGSSTSDNITPLNLINIRRVAWGVRELEDIKGEKKTCETSQDKLEEMVKKIVSDILNR is encoded by the coding sequence ATGGATAGAGATTTAATGTCAAGACAAGAGGTAAGAGATTTAATAAGAAAATCAAAGGAAGCACAGAAAATATATGCTACATTTTCTCAAGAGAAAATAGATAGTATTATATGTTCTATGGTGGAAGGAATAAAAGAATACAGTGAAAAATTAGCTAAGATGGCTGTTGAAGAAACTGGTTTTGGAAATTGGCAAGATAAAATTTTGAAAAATAAGTTTGCTTCAGAATATGTATATGAGTATATAAAAAATATGAAAACAGTTGGTGAATTAAAAAATGAAAACGGAGTTTTAGAGATTGGTGTTCCATTAGGTGTTATAGCTGGATTAATTCCATCGACAAACCCAACGTCTACAACAATTTATAAAACCTTAATATCATTAAAAGCTGGAAATGGAATAGTGGTGAGTCCTCATCCAAATGCTAAAAATTGTATAATTGAAACAGCTAATCTGTTAAAAGCGATTGCAGAAAAAGCTGGAGCTCCTGAGGGATTAATAGGTGTAGTAAAAACAATAACTATGGATGCGACAGAGGAGTTGATGAAACATGAGGACACAGCATTGATTTTGGCTACTGGTGGAGAAGCTATGGTAAAAGCTGCATATAGTTCAGGGAATCCGGCAATAGGAGTTGGTCCAGGAAATGGACCAGCATTTATAGAGAAAAGTGCAAATATAAAATTAGCTGTAAAGAGAATTATAGATAGTAAAACTTTTGATAATGGTGTTATATGTGCTTCTGAGCAATCTATAATTGTAGAAAAAGTGATAAGAGAACAAGTGAAAGAAGAGTTGTTAGCTCAAGGTGGATATTTCTTAAATCCAGAAGAATCTAAAAAACTTTCTAATTTTATTTTAAGAAGTAATGGAACTATGAATCCACAAATTGTAGGTAAAAATGCTTTAAGATTGGCACAGATGGCAGGAATAAATGTTCCATGTGACACTAAAGTTTTAATTTCAGAAGAGTGTGAAGTTTCAAAGAGAAATCCATATTCTAGAGAAAAATTAGCTCCAATCTTAGCGTTTTATGTTGAAAATAGTTGGGAAGAAGCGTGTGAAAGATCTATTGAGATATTAAATGTAGAAGGAAAAGGGCATACTATGGTTATTCATTCTGAGAATGAGATGATTGTAAGGGAGTTTGCTCTAAAAAAACCAGTTTCGAGACTTTTAGTTAATACACCAGGGGCTTTAGGTGGAATTGGTGGAACAACTAATCTAGCTCCAGCACTAACTTTAGGGTGTGGTGCAGTTGGAGGAAGTTCAACTTCTGATAATATAACTCCATTAAACCTTATAAATATAAGAAGAGTAGCTTGGGGAGTTAGAGAATTAGAAGATATAAAAGGTGAAAAGAAAACTTGTGAAACATCCCAAGATAAATTAGAAGAGATGGTAAAGAAAATAGTATCAGATATATTAAATAGATAG
- a CDS encoding PTS sugar transporter subunit IIC, whose amino-acid sequence MKKFYSFIENLFMEPMIKLAEQRHLRAIRDGMVSTIPLTIVGSFFLIIAFPPVPQSLKESMSIFLWIQKNIGDILIPFRITMGLVAIYATYNIGHSLSRWYKLDGVSGGTLSLLAYFMTILPSTAVSNTGESLGFVLPMGKLGGAGLFVGIVMALFAVETLNFFKRKNLIIKMPEGVPESVVRSFEALFPTVAVVFLTWIVFVIFKFDIHNVFNNIFNPLKGIVDTPVGAVVMVILITMLWTAGIHGVSIIGAIARPIWLEMLASNAEAMQNGSDTLPYITPEPFFQWFVWIGGAGGTLSLVCLLLFSKSKYLKDMGRATIIPSLFNINEPVIFGLPIMLNPFFTIPFMLGPVLATIVSYTAMSLNLISRPAILAPWTFPAPIGAYLTTGGDIRAVLLCLFNIVLMAIVYYPFLKAYDKKMSMKESSEKGEQK is encoded by the coding sequence ATGAAAAAGTTTTATTCATTTATTGAAAATTTATTTATGGAACCTATGATAAAATTGGCTGAGCAAAGACATTTGAGAGCAATAAGAGATGGAATGGTATCCACAATTCCTCTTACTATTGTAGGAAGCTTCTTTTTGATAATAGCATTTCCACCGGTTCCTCAAAGCTTAAAAGAAAGTATGTCAATATTTCTTTGGATTCAAAAAAATATAGGAGATATACTTATTCCTTTTAGAATAACTATGGGATTAGTAGCAATTTATGCGACATATAATATAGGTCATAGCTTATCTAGATGGTATAAGTTGGATGGAGTTTCGGGTGGAACATTGTCACTTTTAGCGTATTTTATGACGATATTACCATCGACGGCAGTATCTAATACAGGTGAAAGTTTAGGGTTTGTATTACCTATGGGAAAATTAGGTGGAGCAGGGTTGTTTGTAGGAATTGTAATGGCTTTATTTGCTGTGGAAACTTTAAATTTTTTTAAAAGAAAAAATTTGATTATAAAAATGCCAGAGGGTGTTCCTGAATCCGTTGTTAGATCATTTGAAGCTCTTTTTCCAACAGTAGCAGTTGTATTTTTAACATGGATAGTTTTTGTGATATTTAAATTTGATATTCATAATGTTTTTAATAATATATTTAATCCGTTAAAAGGGATAGTTGATACACCAGTTGGGGCAGTGGTTATGGTTATATTAATAACAATGCTTTGGACAGCAGGAATCCATGGTGTATCAATAATAGGAGCCATAGCAAGACCAATTTGGTTAGAAATGTTAGCATCAAATGCAGAGGCTATGCAAAACGGTAGTGATACTTTACCGTATATAACTCCTGAACCATTTTTTCAATGGTTTGTATGGATTGGAGGAGCAGGGGGGACATTATCATTAGTTTGTTTATTGTTATTTTCAAAATCGAAATATTTAAAGGATATGGGAAGAGCAACAATCATTCCTTCGTTATTTAATATAAATGAACCCGTTATATTTGGATTACCGATTATGTTGAATCCATTTTTTACAATACCATTTATGTTAGGGCCTGTACTAGCAACGATAGTTTCTTATACCGCAATGTCGCTGAATTTAATCTCAAGACCAGCAATTCTAGCACCGTGGACATTCCCTGCTCCTATTGGGGCATATTTGACAACAGGAGGAGATATAAGAGCTGTGTTGTTATGTCTTTTTAATATTGTTTTGATGGCAATCGTATACTATCCATTTTTAAAAGCTTATGATAAAAAGATGTCAATGAAAGAGAGTAGTGAGAAAGGAGAACAAAAATGA
- the eutH gene encoding ethanolamine utilization protein EutH, translated as MGINEIIIYIMVLFMVIGAIDKCLGNKFGYGEKFEEGIMAMGALALAMIGVISLAPVLAKILRPIISPAYTMLGADSAMFATTLLANDMGGYPLAMELALSPEAGKFAGLILGAMMGPTIVFTIPVALGIIEKEDRPYLAKGILAGMITIPIGCLAGGLTAGFPLELIVSNLLPIIIFSALISLGLWKIPEKMTSGFTIFGKGVVIVITIGLAASIIETLTGIVVIPGMAPITDGIEIVGSIAITLAGAFPLVLFLTKVLNKPLTKLGESLGMNEKAAAGLVATLANNIPMFGLMKEMDKKGKVINVAFAVSAAFVFGDHLGFTAGVDSQMIFPMVVGKLVGGVTAVILAKFMFRNIEGEAK; from the coding sequence ATGGGTATTAATGAGATTATCATTTATATAATGGTTTTATTCATGGTAATTGGTGCGATTGATAAGTGTTTAGGGAATAAATTTGGTTATGGTGAGAAGTTTGAAGAGGGAATTATGGCAATGGGAGCTTTAGCTTTAGCAATGATAGGAGTGATTTCTCTTGCTCCAGTACTGGCTAAAATACTTCGACCAATAATTTCACCAGCGTATACAATGCTTGGAGCAGATTCAGCAATGTTTGCTACAACATTATTGGCAAATGATATGGGTGGGTATCCACTAGCAATGGAACTAGCTCTTTCACCTGAAGCTGGGAAATTTGCAGGATTAATTTTAGGTGCAATGATGGGACCAACTATTGTTTTTACAATACCAGTAGCACTTGGAATAATCGAAAAAGAGGATAGACCGTATCTTGCGAAAGGTATATTAGCAGGTATGATTACAATACCAATTGGTTGTTTAGCAGGTGGATTAACAGCAGGATTCCCATTAGAATTGATAGTTTCAAATCTACTTCCAATAATAATATTTTCAGCTTTAATCTCTTTAGGTCTTTGGAAAATACCTGAAAAAATGACTAGTGGATTCACGATTTTTGGAAAAGGCGTAGTTATAGTTATAACAATTGGATTAGCTGCATCAATAATTGAAACATTAACAGGAATCGTTGTTATCCCAGGAATGGCTCCAATAACAGACGGTATTGAAATTGTAGGAAGTATTGCAATCACACTAGCTGGTGCGTTTCCATTAGTACTATTCTTAACTAAAGTTTTAAATAAACCACTTACAAAACTTGGAGAATCATTGGGAATGAATGAAAAAGCAGCGGCAGGATTAGTGGCAACACTTGCTAATAATATTCCGATGTTTGGACTAATGAAAGAGATGGATAAAAAAGGTAAAGTAATAAACGTAGCCTTTGCTGTAAGTGCGGCTTTCGTATTTGGAGATCACTTAGGGTTTACTGCGGGAGTGGATTCACAAATGATATTCCCAATGGTTGTTGGAAAATTAGTTGGTGGTGTAACAGCAGTCATTTTAGCAAAATTTATGTTCAGAAATATAGAGGGTGAAGCAAAATGA
- a CDS encoding 1-propanol dehydrogenase PduQ, giving the protein MREYFIKPKIKSGEDSLEYLKALKYSSYLIVTDKAMVDLKIVDKILEKLPKNSKVKIFKDVTPNPTVEIVERGLKEIVYFSPQCVIGLGGGSPIDACKGILYFNLKIENELKIKREKPYFIAIPTTSGTGSEVTSYSVISKGDKKIALANEDMLPDLAILNPEFMKTLPSKIIADTGMDVLTHALEAYVSTIATPFTNSSAKEAIKIIKENLVNHFNNPQLLLPRENVQYASCMAGIAFNNSSLGINHSIAHSIGAKFHISHGRANAIIMPYIIEVNTKAWKRYSELAKLLDFNPIDDENGKNLFNEFVKKLKENLGIEKSLKDLGINFEEFKIKIPEILEDIKEDICTEYNSNKLNDEEYIKLLLRIYFGE; this is encoded by the coding sequence ATGAGAGAATATTTTATAAAACCAAAAATAAAATCAGGTGAAGATTCTTTAGAATATTTGAAGGCGTTAAAATATTCAAGTTACCTTATAGTGACAGATAAAGCTATGGTAGATTTGAAAATAGTGGATAAAATTTTAGAAAAGTTACCTAAAAATTCGAAAGTAAAAATATTTAAAGATGTAACTCCCAATCCAACAGTAGAGATAGTCGAAAGAGGATTAAAAGAGATTGTTTATTTTTCTCCTCAGTGTGTAATTGGTTTAGGTGGTGGTTCACCAATAGATGCTTGTAAAGGTATTTTGTATTTTAATTTGAAAATAGAGAATGAATTAAAAATAAAAAGAGAGAAGCCGTACTTTATAGCAATACCAACAACAAGTGGCACAGGATCAGAAGTGACATCGTACAGTGTTATATCTAAAGGAGATAAAAAAATTGCACTAGCTAATGAAGATATGTTACCGGATCTAGCAATATTAAATCCAGAATTTATGAAGACACTTCCATCTAAGATAATTGCAGATACAGGTATGGATGTTTTAACCCATGCATTAGAGGCCTATGTTTCTACAATAGCAACACCATTTACAAATTCATCAGCTAAAGAAGCTATAAAAATTATAAAAGAGAATTTAGTAAATCACTTTAATAATCCACAGCTACTACTTCCAAGAGAAAATGTACAGTATGCTTCTTGTATGGCTGGAATAGCTTTTAATAACTCATCTTTAGGTATTAATCATAGTATAGCACACTCTATTGGAGCAAAGTTTCATATATCTCATGGAAGAGCCAATGCTATAATAATGCCATATATAATTGAAGTTAATACAAAAGCTTGGAAAAGATATAGTGAACTAGCAAAACTTTTAGATTTTAATCCAATTGATGATGAAAATGGAAAAAATTTATTTAATGAATTTGTAAAAAAACTAAAAGAAAATTTAGGAATAGAAAAATCTTTAAAAGATTTAGGTATAAATTTTGAAGAGTTCAAAATTAAAATTCCAGAGATATTAGAAGATATAAAAGAGGATATATGTACAGAATATAATTCAAATAAATTAAATGATGAGGAATATATAAAACTTTTATTAAGAATATATTTTGGAGAATAA
- a CDS encoding EutN/CcmL family microcompartment protein, with protein sequence MVIGKIIGNVWATRKDESLNGLKFMIAQLENGEKIVVCDYIGAGTGDMVLITKGSGARKVLENESIPIDAVTIGIIDGFEEGE encoded by the coding sequence ATGGTTATAGGAAAAATTATTGGAAATGTTTGGGCAACAAGGAAAGATGAGTCTTTAAATGGTTTGAAATTTATGATAGCTCAACTTGAAAATGGAGAAAAAATAGTTGTATGTGATTATATCGGGGCTGGAACAGGAGACATGGTTCTTATAACAAAAGGAAGTGGAGCGAGAAAAGTTTTAGAAAATGAAAGTATACCAATTGATGCTGTGACAATTGGTATTATAGATGGATTTGAGGAAGGTGAATAG
- the pduL gene encoding phosphate propanoyltransferase yields MEIDEIVKLVKDAIEKELNQKECKNIKRIPIEASGRHIHLSEKDAEILFGERYQFNKMKDLSQPGQYACKERVRLIGSKGVIEGVIVLGPFRGNTQVELSLTDARNLGVTPVLRESGSTKDTPGILITNGDRYLKLKEGVIVAKNHIHMTEEDSRRLNLKDKDKVKVKICGSLRPMIFEDVVVRVNNRFSLNMHIDYDEANACFLTKDSYGEIYE; encoded by the coding sequence ATGGAAATCGATGAGATTGTAAAATTAGTAAAGGATGCTATAGAAAAAGAGTTAAATCAAAAAGAGTGTAAAAATATAAAAAGAATTCCAATAGAAGCTTCAGGTAGACATATTCACCTTTCAGAAAAGGATGCAGAGATTTTATTTGGAGAGAGATATCAGTTTAATAAAATGAAAGATTTATCTCAACCTGGCCAATATGCTTGTAAGGAAAGAGTTAGATTAATTGGTTCCAAAGGAGTAATAGAGGGAGTAATAGTTTTAGGTCCATTTAGAGGAAATACCCAAGTTGAACTTTCATTAACAGATGCGAGAAATTTAGGCGTAACTCCTGTTTTAAGAGAATCTGGAAGCACAAAAGATACTCCGGGAATTTTAATAACAAATGGTGATAGATACTTAAAATTAAAAGAGGGAGTAATAGTAGCTAAAAATCACATTCATATGACAGAAGAAGATTCAAGAAGATTAAACTTAAAAGATAAGGATAAAGTAAAAGTAAAAATTTGTGGTAGTTTAAGGCCAATGATTTTTGAGGATGTTGTTGTGAGAGTGAATAATAGATTTTCTCTAAATATGCATATAGATTATGATGAGGCGAATGCTTGTTTTCTAACTAAAGACTCTTATGGAGAGATTTATGAATGA
- the eutL gene encoding ethanolamine utilization microcompartment protein EutL: protein MINDPIKPSVLAVKLIPNVDDKMAEEFKLPKGYKSIGIVTADCDDVTYTALDYATKMSEVEVVYGRSFYGGAANANTKLAGEVIGIIAGPTPAEVKSGLNAIVDFIENEACFYSANDDDTIAYYAHCVSRTGTYLSKTAGVPEGEALAYLIAPPLEAMYALDVALKAADVRLAAFFGPPSETNFGGGLLTGSQSACKAACDAFADAVKYVAQNPLKF from the coding sequence ATGATAAACGATCCTATAAAACCAAGTGTTTTAGCAGTTAAGCTAATACCAAATGTAGATGATAAAATGGCCGAAGAGTTCAAACTTCCAAAAGGATATAAGAGTATTGGAATAGTTACGGCAGATTGTGATGATGTAACGTATACAGCATTAGATTATGCAACAAAAATGTCAGAAGTTGAAGTAGTTTATGGTAGATCATTTTATGGTGGGGCAGCAAATGCAAATACAAAATTAGCTGGAGAAGTTATTGGAATAATAGCTGGACCTACACCTGCTGAAGTAAAAAGTGGATTAAATGCAATAGTAGATTTTATAGAAAATGAAGCATGTTTCTATAGTGCTAATGATGATGATACAATTGCATACTATGCTCACTGTGTTTCAAGAACAGGGACTTATCTGTCAAAAACTGCAGGAGTACCAGAGGGAGAAGCTTTAGCATATTTAATAGCACCACCTTTAGAGGCTATGTATGCACTTGATGTGGCATTAAAAGCAGCAGATGTAAGATTAGCAGCTTTCTTTGGACCACCATCAGAAACTAACTTTGGAGGAGGACTTTTAACAGGAAGTCAATCAGCATGTAAAGCAGCATGTGATGCTTTTGCTGATGCTGTGAAATACGTTGCTCAAAATCCATTAAAGTTCTAA
- the eutM gene encoding ethanolamine utilization microcompartment protein EutM, giving the protein MATLNALGMVETRGLVAAIEAADAMVKAANVTLIGKEIVGGGLVSVLVRGDVGAVKAATDAGAAAADRIGELISVHVIPRPHSDVEAILPKEVK; this is encoded by the coding sequence ATGGCAACTTTAAATGCATTAGGAATGGTAGAAACAAGAGGATTAGTAGCAGCGATAGAGGCAGCAGACGCAATGGTAAAAGCAGCAAATGTAACTTTAATAGGAAAAGAGATTGTTGGAGGAGGACTTGTGAGTGTTTTAGTTAGAGGAGATGTTGGGGCTGTAAAAGCGGCGACAGATGCTGGAGCAGCAGCAGCAGATAGAATTGGAGAATTAATTTCTGTTCACGTAATTCCAAGACCACACTCAGATGTAGAGGCAATTTTACCAAAAGAAGTAAAGTAG
- a CDS encoding BMC domain-containing protein, translating to MKALGMIETRGMVGAIEAVDVACKTADVEVLNRHLIKGGIVTVEIVGDVGAVKVAVEAATEAVKKLGVYMGSHVIPRPTEEVYNILEKKEVPTEVIEEKEMIVELAEEVIIEDMVDEEVKPVVNRRDKTKK from the coding sequence ATGAAAGCATTAGGAATGATTGAAACAAGAGGAATGGTTGGAGCGATAGAAGCTGTAGATGTGGCGTGTAAAACAGCAGATGTAGAGGTACTAAATAGACATCTTATAAAAGGTGGAATAGTTACAGTTGAAATAGTTGGTGATGTTGGAGCTGTGAAGGTTGCAGTAGAAGCAGCAACTGAAGCAGTAAAAAAATTAGGAGTTTATATGGGAAGTCATGTAATTCCAAGACCAACTGAAGAGGTGTACAATATATTAGAAAAAAAAGAGGTTCCAACAGAAGTTATAGAAGAGAAAGAAATGATAGTAGAACTTGCAGAAGAAGTGATAATAGAAGATATGGTAGATGAAGAAGTAAAACCAGTAGTAAATAGAAGAGATAAAACTAAAAAATAG